A single Chitinophagales bacterium DNA region contains:
- a CDS encoding alpha/beta hydrolase has product MIHKTTYNNGDDVFYKILGKGPLLYLIHGFCADSRIWNEPLVQLSENFTLVLPDLPGYDKSPLPNESLTVELFADAIEAIISNEAHSNICIAGHSMGGYVLCELLSRKNRSIKKGIIVHAHPYADDSEKIAERKKANRLIEKHGHHLFVKELYKKLFAPANRLSDHEHKFNEIISDLKTETIVQSNLAMIMRKDHRLTLANSAIPLQFIIGEDDRLIELEKSISQTYLAPISDVQILANTGHLSMIENSAKLVEYIQSFTMLDL; this is encoded by the coding sequence ATGATACATAAAACAACTTATAACAATGGAGATGATGTTTTTTATAAAATTTTGGGAAAAGGACCTCTGCTTTATTTAATTCATGGCTTCTGTGCAGATAGTAGAATATGGAATGAACCACTTGTTCAATTGAGCGAAAATTTTACATTAGTTCTTCCGGATTTACCCGGGTATGACAAATCACCGCTCCCAAATGAAAGCCTTACAGTTGAATTATTTGCCGATGCGATTGAAGCCATCATTTCGAATGAAGCACACAGCAATATATGTATTGCAGGGCATTCTATGGGCGGATACGTTTTGTGTGAATTACTATCAAGAAAAAATCGGAGTATAAAAAAAGGGATTATTGTTCACGCTCACCCCTATGCTGATGATTCTGAAAAAATAGCAGAAAGAAAAAAGGCAAATAGACTAATTGAAAAACACGGGCATCATTTATTTGTTAAAGAGTTGTATAAAAAACTTTTTGCCCCAGCAAATCGATTATCTGATCATGAGCACAAATTCAATGAAATCATTTCCGACCTTAAAACAGAAACTATTGTTCAATCAAATCTCGCTATGATTATGAGAAAAGACCACAGACTTACACTTGCAAACAGTGCTATTCCGCTTCAATTCATTATTGGTGAGGATGACCGCTTAATTGAGTTGGAAAAAAGTATATCACAAACTTACTTGGCTCCAATTTCTGATGTTCAAATACTTGCAAATACCGGGCATTTATCTATGATAGAAAATTCCGCTAAATTAGTTGAGTACATTCAGAGCTTCACAATGCTTGATTTATGA
- a CDS encoding amidohydrolase family protein: MRLLLFGLIIFIFSIFSTAQVTTFPENGAPDQRPEYYAVKASNIQIAPDRKVEDAWLLFRKGKVEKIVSGSDLPKAAVQIDLGEYFIYPSFIDAYSNYGLPEPEKKKGEWKGPQFVSEKDGAFAWNEALKPETAADDLFKYKGKEAEKYRKAGFGTAISHVHDGIARGTGSAVLLSEDQEHNLILKEKAAAFYSFSKGTSPQDYPGSLMGSIALLRQTYLDGQWYAARKNDEVNLSLRAWNENLKLPAVFEAGDVLNVLRADKVGDEFGVQYIIKEDGTAYQKLDEIKASGASLIVPLDFPEPYDVSDPFDAINVSLQEMKHWELAPSNAKFLDEKGIPFVFTAEGLKDKNEFLQRVKKAVKAGLSETAALKAMTTLPAELFGIDQKTGTLETGKLANFIVTDKPLFHKDSRIIQNWVNGKQYIIEEANEAIQFGKYQLNIDEDIEYTLKISGTPFKIKAKLQIDDSTKADVKVTLSKSLISLEFSDEERYQLSGSISGEKWKGKGQFANGEWFNWEAVKTDSLSKEDKEEEKPESEIFTTEKIYYPFLAYGSNEQPETEELIVKNATVWTNESDGILENADVWIKKGKIEKVGSNLAANGIKTIDANGKHLTSGIIDEHSHIAISKGVNEWTQASSAEVRIGDVVNSEDVNIYRQLSGGVTAAQLLHGSANPIGGQSALIKMRWGKNPEAMKIEGADGFIKFALGENVKQSNWGEKNTVRFPQTRMGVEQVFVDYFSRAKAYEQKQKEYQNLSNKERRNTEAPRKDLDLEAVLEVVNGERFVTCHSYVQSEINMLMKVAEDFGFRINTFTHVLEGYKIADKLKAHGAAASTFSDWWAYKYEVIDAIPQNASILNEQGVLTSINSDDAEMGRRLNQEAAKSIKYGGMSREDTWKMITLNPAKMLHLDHRMGSIKAGKDADLVLWSGDPLSIYSKVEKTIIDGICYYDFETDKEKREAIKQERARLIQKMLDEKSNGKKTQKPVKKEDKIYHCLSIDEFETHDH; the protein is encoded by the coding sequence ATGAGGCTTTTACTTTTTGGATTAATTATTTTTATATTTTCAATATTCAGCACAGCTCAAGTCACTACATTTCCTGAAAATGGTGCCCCTGACCAAAGACCTGAATATTATGCGGTGAAAGCATCTAATATACAAATTGCACCCGACAGAAAAGTTGAAGATGCCTGGCTCTTGTTCAGAAAGGGGAAAGTCGAAAAAATTGTAAGCGGTTCAGATTTACCTAAAGCTGCTGTGCAAATTGATCTTGGAGAATATTTTATTTACCCTTCATTTATTGATGCATATAGTAATTATGGTTTGCCAGAGCCTGAAAAGAAAAAAGGGGAATGGAAAGGGCCGCAATTTGTTTCTGAAAAAGACGGTGCTTTCGCCTGGAATGAAGCGCTTAAACCAGAAACAGCAGCAGATGATTTATTTAAATACAAAGGTAAGGAGGCTGAAAAATACAGGAAAGCGGGGTTTGGAACTGCCATCAGTCATGTGCATGATGGAATAGCCCGAGGCACAGGTTCAGCAGTTTTATTGTCAGAAGATCAGGAGCACAATTTAATTTTAAAAGAGAAAGCTGCCGCGTTTTATTCTTTTAGTAAAGGCACGTCTCCCCAAGATTATCCCGGTTCGTTAATGGGGAGTATTGCGCTTTTGCGCCAGACCTATCTCGATGGGCAATGGTATGCCGCGCGAAAGAATGATGAAGTTAATTTATCATTGCGGGCATGGAATGAAAATCTAAAATTGCCTGCTGTGTTTGAGGCAGGTGATGTATTAAATGTTTTGCGAGCAGATAAAGTTGGAGATGAATTTGGTGTTCAATATATCATAAAGGAAGATGGCACAGCCTATCAGAAATTAGACGAAATTAAAGCAAGTGGTGCTTCACTAATTGTTCCGCTTGATTTTCCAGAGCCTTATGATGTTTCAGACCCATTTGATGCAATAAATGTCAGTTTACAGGAAATGAAGCATTGGGAACTGGCTCCTTCAAACGCAAAATTTCTCGATGAAAAAGGAATCCCTTTTGTATTTACTGCTGAAGGATTGAAAGATAAAAATGAGTTTTTGCAAAGGGTTAAAAAGGCTGTAAAAGCAGGTTTGTCAGAAACTGCAGCATTAAAAGCAATGACTACATTGCCTGCCGAGTTGTTTGGAATAGATCAAAAGACAGGTACTTTAGAAACCGGAAAGCTTGCCAATTTTATTGTGACAGATAAGCCACTCTTCCATAAAGATTCCAGGATCATTCAAAATTGGGTAAATGGCAAGCAATACATCATTGAAGAAGCAAATGAAGCAATACAATTTGGCAAATATCAGCTCAATATTGATGAGGATATAGAATATACGCTTAAAATATCAGGCACTCCATTTAAGATAAAAGCAAAATTGCAGATAGATGACAGTACTAAAGCGGATGTAAAAGTAACACTGAGTAAATCGCTTATAAGTCTTGAATTTTCAGATGAGGAGCGCTATCAGTTGAGCGGCTCAATTTCCGGAGAAAAATGGAAGGGAAAAGGGCAATTTGCCAATGGGGAATGGTTTAATTGGGAAGCAGTGAAAACTGACTCACTCAGTAAAGAAGATAAAGAAGAAGAGAAACCGGAAAGCGAAATATTTACTACTGAAAAAATTTATTACCCATTTTTGGCCTATGGTTCCAATGAGCAACCTGAAACAGAAGAATTAATCGTAAAAAATGCTACTGTCTGGACCAATGAGTCCGATGGGATTCTTGAAAATGCTGATGTGTGGATCAAGAAAGGTAAAATCGAAAAAGTTGGAAGCAATTTAGCTGCGAATGGAATAAAAACCATTGATGCCAATGGAAAACATTTAACAAGTGGAATTATTGATGAACACTCGCATATCGCCATCAGTAAAGGTGTAAATGAATGGACACAAGCCAGCTCTGCAGAAGTTAGAATTGGCGATGTAGTCAATTCAGAAGATGTGAATATTTACAGGCAACTGTCTGGCGGGGTGACTGCTGCCCAATTGCTTCACGGATCGGCCAACCCGATTGGTGGGCAATCTGCTTTGATCAAAATGCGCTGGGGCAAAAATCCTGAAGCAATGAAAATAGAGGGAGCCGATGGATTTATAAAATTTGCACTGGGTGAAAATGTAAAACAATCGAACTGGGGCGAAAAAAATACAGTGCGTTTTCCGCAGACGAGGATGGGGGTTGAGCAGGTTTTTGTCGATTATTTTTCGCGGGCAAAAGCTTATGAGCAAAAACAAAAGGAGTATCAAAATTTATCAAATAAAGAAAGGCGAAATACCGAAGCCCCCAGAAAAGACCTCGATTTAGAAGCTGTGTTGGAGGTTGTTAATGGGGAGCGATTTGTGACCTGTCATTCCTATGTGCAATCAGAAATAAATATGCTGATGAAAGTAGCTGAAGATTTTGGTTTCAGGATCAACACATTTACCCATGTGCTGGAAGGCTATAAAATTGCCGATAAGCTGAAAGCCCATGGTGCAGCAGCTTCTACTTTTTCCGATTGGTGGGCCTATAAATATGAAGTAATAGATGCAATTCCGCAAAATGCCAGTATTTTAAATGAACAAGGAGTATTGACATCAATCAATTCTGATGATGCAGAAATGGGACGCAGGTTGAACCAGGAAGCTGCAAAATCAATAAAATACGGAGGAATGAGTAGAGAAGATACCTGGAAAATGATCACCTTGAATCCAGCGAAAATGCTGCATTTAGATCACAGAATGGGCAGCATAAAAGCTGGAAAAGATGCCGATTTGGTATTGTGGTCGGGCGATCCGCTTTCGATATACAGCAAGGTAGAAAAAACAATTATCGATGGCATTTGCTACTATGATTTTGAAACCGATAAAGAAAAACGCGAAGCTATAAAGCAGGAACGTGCCCGTCTTATTCAAAAAATGCTGGATGAAAAGTCCAATGGCAAAAAGACACAAAAGCCGGTTAAAAAAGAAGATAAAATTTATCATTGCCTCAGTATTGATGAGTTTGAAACACATGACCATTGA
- a CDS encoding amidohydrolase: MDRFTIIISILFLSFICQAQSGSVNAIAFNGGTAHLGNGEKIEDAQIVIHRGSILFVGKNGSFDVERENKLNDSFFAETINTEGKHIYPGFIGLNTIAGLNEIDALRQTRDYNEVGSLNPHVRSCIAYNTDSEILPTLSANGILSVEASPRGGRISGKSSLMRTKAWNWEDALIAEDIGIHMNWPNQFNQKGWWANPGGIEANEKYDEQVNEIYKYFKEARAYVQLKQPETENLRFEAMRPLFEGEHKLFVHVNSARTILEVLEFKKEFKLNLVLVEAKEAWRIADLIAESATPVVLGNLHSLPEYRSDDVDQVYRNATILQDAGVFFALSLAGSWEVRNLPFIAGTAVAYGLDYESAIAAISGNAAKISGVDNLGILAQGNRATLLISNGDVLEMKESTIEMAFIDGEKIDLENRHTALSKKFRTKYKK, from the coding sequence ATGGATAGATTTACAATAATAATTTCAATACTTTTCTTATCATTTATTTGCCAGGCTCAAAGCGGCAGTGTAAATGCCATAGCTTTTAATGGAGGAACAGCGCATCTGGGTAATGGAGAAAAAATTGAAGATGCTCAAATCGTTATTCACAGGGGAAGTATATTGTTTGTAGGCAAAAATGGCAGTTTTGATGTAGAGCGGGAGAACAAACTGAACGATTCTTTTTTTGCAGAAACAATCAACACAGAAGGCAAGCACATTTACCCGGGATTTATAGGACTGAATACAATTGCCGGCTTGAATGAAATTGATGCGCTGCGACAAACCCGTGATTATAATGAGGTGGGTTCGCTCAACCCACATGTTCGATCTTGTATTGCTTATAATACCGATAGTGAAATTCTCCCCACACTTTCCGCTAATGGTATTTTGAGTGTTGAAGCAAGTCCCCGTGGTGGAAGAATTTCAGGCAAATCATCTTTAATGCGTACAAAGGCCTGGAATTGGGAAGATGCTTTGATAGCAGAAGATATAGGCATTCATATGAACTGGCCAAATCAGTTCAATCAAAAAGGTTGGTGGGCCAATCCTGGAGGAATTGAAGCCAATGAGAAGTATGATGAACAGGTAAATGAAATTTATAAATATTTTAAGGAAGCCCGGGCCTATGTCCAGTTAAAGCAACCTGAAACTGAAAACCTGAGATTTGAAGCTATGCGTCCGCTTTTCGAGGGTGAACATAAATTGTTTGTACATGTTAATTCGGCACGAACAATTCTTGAAGTATTAGAATTTAAAAAAGAATTTAAATTAAATTTGGTTTTAGTAGAAGCAAAAGAAGCCTGGCGCATCGCTGATCTGATAGCAGAAAGTGCGACCCCCGTTGTTTTGGGCAATCTTCACAGTTTGCCCGAATACAGGTCAGATGATGTGGACCAGGTTTATCGCAATGCAACAATTTTGCAGGATGCCGGAGTGTTTTTTGCACTTTCGCTTGCGGGGAGCTGGGAGGTGAGAAACCTACCATTTATTGCTGGCACTGCGGTGGCCTATGGTTTGGATTATGAATCGGCAATTGCAGCAATAAGTGGAAATGCAGCAAAAATATCTGGTGTGGATAATCTCGGTATTCTTGCACAGGGCAACAGGGCAACTTTGCTAATCAGTAATGGAGATGTACTGGAAATGAAGGAGAGTACTATTGAAATGGCATTTATTGATGGTGAAAAAATTGATTTGGAAAACAGGCATACCGCTTTATCAAAAAAATTCAGGACTAAGTATAAAAAATAA
- a CDS encoding DinB family protein: MIIKLESAFKKIERQRKRLIEELNQYNKSQLDFHPKAGSWNMKQVCLHLIVAEENSLAYMRKKINALEELDNAGLWSKLRLAFLNSVVSTKIKFKAPKIVQLKEGDADNLDYEQLKERWDKVRRELHNFADKLDHKASEKLLFKHPFAGRFNIYQLFSFVEKHVQHHFYQIDRIKNSPGFPQK; the protein is encoded by the coding sequence ATGATCATTAAATTAGAATCTGCATTCAAAAAAATAGAGCGGCAACGCAAAAGATTAATAGAAGAACTCAATCAATACAATAAATCACAATTGGATTTCCACCCTAAGGCAGGTTCCTGGAATATGAAGCAGGTTTGTCTGCACTTGATTGTAGCAGAAGAAAATTCATTGGCATATATGCGCAAAAAAATCAATGCGCTGGAGGAATTGGACAATGCCGGTTTATGGTCCAAGTTGCGTTTGGCATTTTTAAATTCTGTGGTTTCTACAAAAATCAAATTCAAGGCCCCAAAAATTGTTCAGCTAAAAGAAGGTGATGCCGATAATTTAGATTATGAGCAACTCAAAGAGCGTTGGGACAAGGTAAGGAGGGAACTGCATAATTTTGCGGATAAATTAGACCACAAGGCTTCTGAAAAGTTGTTGTTCAAACATCCATTTGCCGGCAGGTTTAATATTTATCAGCTTTTTTCATTTGTTGAGAAACATGTACAGCACCATTTTTACCAGATAGATAGAATCAAAAACAGCCCCGGTTTTCCTCAAAAATAG